A region from the Lycium barbarum isolate Lr01 chromosome 8, ASM1917538v2, whole genome shotgun sequence genome encodes:
- the LOC132606267 gene encoding LOW QUALITY PROTEIN: F-box/LRR-repeat protein At3g03360-like (The sequence of the model RefSeq protein was modified relative to this genomic sequence to represent the inferred CDS: inserted 1 base in 1 codon), giving the protein MMDSRYSSKNDCHRSSNLTESMSKKQNIEVTETLDRISQLPDPLLVQILSLLPTEDTVTSCILSKRWRYLWTAIHNFLFSNKIYNRVQNFISFVDHVLTHSTCSKIKTFQLDFEVREDWEDFDSKISKWLSFAVENKVEDIVLYSFDDDLTYELPLSMYACSSLVTLYLSHWVFDKGLNIAWNSLKSLTLRKTELEDXDIAILLSSCPALETVELSFCEGCRRLEITSSNLKRLKLTNPLQPLVEGYDSLEIIAPHLQHLDISGELRDLKCRLVDVSSLVIASLTFSISCITDCWEEDDIEEDSCRDHHQVIRNLILDYLQKLRYAAELIIGCWFAEVVYMIKLEGMMLPELRCKCLTLKLHVSEYNLYGIASLLQTSPLLESLNIYIEVECGDSPCQLEQSYFAELDNINLPSWIPNTVFPNLKNLQIVGCGTGCLKEWSEEGLCKLFELSKFRLKNAVALQKFVIVAKRRKCCTCSESCVSRHLSQLAKKLLDTPRSSRNLMITYQELA; this is encoded by the exons ATGATGGATTCACGCTATTCCAGCAAAAATGATTGTCATAGAAGCAGTAATTTGACAGAGTCAATGTCAAAGAAACAAAACATAGAAGTCACTGAAACCCTAGACCGTATCAGTCAGTTGCCAGACCCactcttagtacaaattctctctCTTTTGCCCACCGAAGATACCGTCACATCATGTATTCTCTCAAAGAGGTGGCGTTATCTATGGACTGCAATTCACAATTTCCTCTTCAGTAATAAAATTTACAACAGAGTCCAAAACTTCATATCCTTTGTGGACCACGTTTTAACTCATTCCACTTGTTCTAAAATCAAAACATTCCAACTCGATTTTGAAGTCAGAGAAGACTGGGAGGACTTTGATTCCAAAATCAGCAAATGGCTCAGTTTTGCTGTGGAAAACAAAGTGGAAGATATTGTATTGTATTCGTTTGATGATGATCTCACTTACGAATTGCCTCTATCTATGTACGCTTGTTCGTCATTGGTTACATTGTATTTGAGCCATTGGGTGTTTGATAAAGGACTGAACATAGCTTGGAACTCTCTAAAGAGCCTAACTCTAAGAAAAACAGAGTTAGAAG ACGATATTGCGATATTACTGTCAAGTTGTCCTGCTTTGGAAACTGTGGAGCTGTCATTTTGTGAAGGTTGTCGTCGTCTAGAAATTACTTCTTCAAATTTAAAGAGACTAAAGTTGACGAACCCTTTGCAACCTCTGGTTGAAGGATATGATTCTTTGGAAATTATTGCCCCACATCTTCAGCATTTGGATATTTCAG GAGAACTTAGAGATCTCAAGTGTAGGCTTGTAGATGTCTCTTCTTTGGTTATTGCCAGCCTTACTTTTAGCATTAGTTGTATCACTGACTGCTGGGAGGAAGATGATATTGAGGAAGACAGCTGTCGTGATCATCATCAAGTTATTAGAAACCTTATTCTGGACTATCttcaaaagttgaggtatgcGGCTGAGCTAATAATTGGATGTTGGTTTGCAGAG GTCGTGTACATGATAAAACTTGAAGGAATGATGCTTCCAGAATTGAGATGCAAATGTCTAACTCTAAAGTTACATGTATCGGAGTATAATCTGTATGGAATAGCCAGTCTTTTGCAAACCTCGCCTCTTTTGGAGTCACTCAACATATACATCGAAGTTGAG TGTGGCGATTCCCCCTGCCAGCTTGAGCAAAGCTATTTCGCTGAACTAGATAACATCAATTTGCCGAGTTGGATTCCAAACACTGTGTTTCCCAATCTCAAGAATCTTCAGATTGTCGGCTGCGGAACAGGATGTTTGAAGGAGTGGTCTGAAGAAGGCTTATGTAAGCTTTTCGAACTTTCAAAGTTTCGACTAAAGAATGCAGTGGCTTTGCAGAAGTTTGTTATCGTCGCGAAGAGAAGAAAATGCTGCACTTGTTCAGAGAGCTGTGTGTCCCGGCATTTATCACAATTGGCTAAGAAATTGTTAGACACCCCAAGATCATCTAGGAATCTCATGATTACTTACCAAGAGTTAGCTTAG